A region from the Bacillus sp. BGMRC 2118 genome encodes:
- the typA gene encoding translational GTPase TypA, whose amino-acid sequence MLKLRDDLRNIAIIAHVDHGKTTLVDKLLHQSGTFRTNEHVEERAMDSNAIEKERGITILAKNTAIEYKEKRINIMDTPGHADFGGEVERIMRMVDGVLLVVDAYEGTMPQTRFVLKKALEQKLTPIVVVNKIDKPSARPLEVIDEVIDLFIELGAEEDQLEFPVVYASAINGTASLDPDPANQEENMSCLFDSILEHIPAPVDNSDEPLQFQVTLLDYNDYVGRIGIGRIFRGTMKVGQEVSLMKLDGSVKKFRVTKMFGFIGLKRIEIQEAKAGDLVAVSGMEDINVGETVCPIDKQEALPILRIDEPTLQMTFLVNNSPFAGREGKWVTARKIEERLMAQLETDVSLRVDQTDSPDVWTVSGRGELHLSILIENMRREGFELQVSKPEVIVKEVDGVKCEPVERVQIDVPDEYTGAIMESLGMRKGELVDMSSNGGGQTRMVFNVPARGLIGYRTEFMTMTRGYGILNHTFDSYQPLINAQIGGRRNGVLVSLETGKSTQYSILALEDRGTIFIEPGTDVYEGMIVGENNRDNDLTVNVIKAKQMTNMRSANKDQTTTMKKPKIMSLEESLEYLNDDEYCEVTPQSIRLRKKILDKSERERAAKKKKYADVGQ is encoded by the coding sequence ATCTTGAAATTACGTGATGATCTTCGTAATATTGCTATCATTGCTCACGTTGACCATGGTAAAACTACATTGGTTGACAAATTATTGCATCAATCTGGAACGTTCCGTACAAACGAACATGTTGAAGAACGTGCGATGGATTCAAATGCAATTGAAAAAGAGCGTGGAATTACAATATTAGCGAAAAATACTGCGATTGAATATAAGGAAAAAAGAATTAACATTATGGATACACCAGGACATGCTGACTTTGGTGGAGAAGTAGAACGTATTATGCGTATGGTTGATGGAGTTCTATTAGTTGTGGATGCTTATGAAGGTACGATGCCGCAAACTCGTTTCGTATTAAAAAAGGCACTAGAACAAAAGCTTACTCCAATCGTTGTTGTAAATAAAATTGATAAGCCTTCAGCAAGACCTCTAGAGGTAATTGATGAAGTTATTGATTTATTTATTGAATTAGGTGCTGAAGAAGATCAACTTGAGTTCCCGGTTGTATATGCATCAGCTATTAATGGTACAGCGAGCCTTGATCCAGACCCTGCTAACCAAGAGGAGAATATGAGCTGTTTATTTGATTCAATTTTAGAGCATATCCCTGCTCCAGTTGATAATAGTGATGAGCCTCTTCAATTCCAAGTAACACTTCTTGATTACAATGATTATGTAGGTCGTATTGGTATTGGACGTATCTTCCGTGGAACGATGAAAGTCGGTCAGGAAGTTTCCTTAATGAAGCTTGACGGTTCTGTGAAGAAGTTCCGTGTTACAAAGATGTTTGGCTTCATTGGTCTAAAACGTATTGAAATTCAAGAAGCAAAAGCTGGAGACTTAGTGGCAGTTTCTGGTATGGAAGACATCAACGTTGGAGAAACGGTCTGCCCAATTGACAAGCAAGAGGCACTTCCAATTCTTCGTATTGATGAGCCTACACTACAAATGACATTCCTTGTTAACAATAGTCCATTTGCCGGTCGTGAAGGGAAATGGGTAACGGCACGAAAAATAGAAGAGCGTTTAATGGCTCAACTAGAGACTGACGTTAGTTTACGGGTTGACCAAACTGATTCACCAGATGTTTGGACAGTTTCCGGCCGTGGTGAGTTACATTTATCAATTTTAATTGAAAACATGAGACGTGAAGGATTCGAGTTACAGGTATCTAAGCCGGAAGTAATCGTCAAGGAAGTTGATGGAGTGAAATGCGAACCGGTAGAACGTGTTCAAATTGATGTACCAGATGAATATACTGGTGCTATTATGGAGTCACTAGGGATGAGAAAAGGTGAACTAGTGGATATGTCCAGTAATGGTGGCGGACAAACTCGTATGGTATTCAATGTACCAGCACGTGGACTAATCGGTTACAGAACTGAATTTATGACGATGACAAGAGGTTATGGAATCTTAAACCATACGTTTGACAGCTACCAGCCATTGATCAATGCTCAAATTGGTGGACGTCGTAATGGAGTACTTGTATCATTAGAAACAGGTAAATCTACTCAGTACAGTATTCTAGCTTTAGAAGACCGTGGAACGATCTTTATTGAGCCGGGTACAGATGTGTACGAAGGTATGATTGTAGGAGAAAATAACCGTGATAACGACCTTACAGTTAACGTGATAAAAGCAAAACAAATGACAAATATGCGTTCTGCAAATAAAGACCAAACAACAACAATGAAAAAGCCGAAAATCATGTCACTTGAAGAATCATTAGAATATCTAAATGATGATGAGTACTGTGAGGTTACACCACAGTCCATTCGTTTACGTAAAAAGATTCTTGATAAGAGTGAACGTGAGAGAGCTGCGAAAAAGAAAAAGTATGCAGATGTAGGTCAATAA
- a CDS encoding GNAT family N-acetyltransferase, protein MMTSRKYENDDYTFILQCVRESNDWQEEECNISEIDHYLKEYEHVNGEWLVWCEEDKEIGISYSVDQAQSNGRPWLGTILVHPAYQRSGYGKSVISQLVKRWSAKGEKVAYAAVPIMRQEWISFLSACGFEQYKIEKEGDKTYLLCIIPL, encoded by the coding sequence ATGATGACAAGCCGAAAATATGAGAACGATGATTACACATTTATTTTGCAATGTGTAAGAGAAAGTAATGATTGGCAAGAGGAAGAATGCAATATATCGGAAATAGATCATTATTTGAAGGAATATGAGCATGTAAACGGTGAATGGTTAGTGTGGTGTGAGGAAGACAAAGAGATTGGTATTTCTTATTCAGTGGACCAGGCACAGTCGAATGGACGACCATGGTTAGGTACAATACTCGTACATCCTGCGTATCAAAGGTCTGGCTACGGAAAATCGGTCATCTCTCAATTGGTTAAAAGATGGTCTGCAAAAGGAGAGAAGGTTGCCTATGCAGCTGTTCCAATTATGAGACAAGAGTGGATCTCCTTTTTAAGCGCTTGCGGCTTTGAACAATATAAAATCGAAAAAGAAGGGGATAAAACCTATTTATTATGTATCATTCCGTTATAA
- a CDS encoding inositol monophosphatase family protein produces the protein MDRALDWNRIDTYAKQWIKEAGDRIQQSFSSQLMIQTKSSPDDLVTNMDHEIEQYFIKNITEIFPDHRILGEEGLGNNVQSLEGIVWIIDPIDGTMNFVHQQRNFAISIGIYENGIGMIGLIYDVVSGDLYHAQKGQGAFLNQVSLPKLKDVKLEEAIIGINATWVTENKRIDSWKLAPLIKRVRGTRSYGSAAIELAYVASGKLDAYITMRLSPWDFAAGLVLIEEVGGTVSTIEGSPLKLLEQNSVFASNVSFHKKIVETYIVGKTES, from the coding sequence TTGGATAGAGCTCTTGACTGGAACAGAATTGATACATATGCGAAACAATGGATAAAAGAAGCGGGGGATCGAATCCAGCAATCCTTCTCATCGCAATTGATGATTCAAACCAAATCTTCTCCAGATGATCTGGTCACTAATATGGATCACGAAATTGAACAGTATTTCATTAAGAATATAACGGAAATATTTCCAGATCACCGTATACTGGGTGAAGAAGGATTGGGTAATAATGTTCAATCGTTAGAGGGAATTGTTTGGATTATCGACCCGATAGATGGAACAATGAATTTTGTACATCAACAACGTAACTTTGCGATATCTATTGGTATATATGAGAACGGTATCGGTATGATAGGTCTTATTTATGATGTTGTTAGTGGGGATTTATATCATGCGCAAAAGGGACAAGGGGCATTTCTTAATCAGGTAAGTCTTCCAAAATTAAAAGATGTAAAGCTGGAAGAAGCGATTATTGGAATTAATGCCACGTGGGTAACCGAAAATAAGAGGATTGATTCCTGGAAATTAGCTCCACTTATTAAACGTGTTAGAGGGACAAGATCTTATGGTTCAGCAGCAATTGAACTGGCATATGTCGCCTCCGGTAAGTTAGATGCATATATAACAATGAGGCTTTCTCCTTGGGATTTTGCAGCGGGACTTGTATTAATTGAAGAGGTCGGTGGCACAGTTTCTACAATTGAAGGAAGTCCACTAAAATTATTAGAACAAAACTCTGTCTTTGCTAGTAATGTAAGCTTTCATAAGAAGATTGTGGAGACGTATATCGTAGGTAAAACTGAATCATGA
- a CDS encoding DUF1054 domain-containing protein, which produces MEFTGFDEKDFNTFLIDGLDERMASIKENIQPKFREIGSVLSQDLSVFTGNEMFLHIAKHARRTVNPPKDTWLAICHDKRGYKKHPHFQVGVFDDHVFVWLAFIYEMPNKQAIASKFLNNVQFVQETIPSSYVISLDHTKKESLSVSDLTKEKFKDKLERFQTVKSAEFLVGQHVQAGDPLLKDGEKFIEFVKETFHTLLPLYKLSLTE; this is translated from the coding sequence ATGGAATTTACAGGATTTGACGAGAAGGATTTTAACACGTTTTTAATAGACGGATTAGACGAAAGAATGGCATCCATTAAAGAGAATATACAACCTAAGTTTCGTGAAATTGGAAGTGTACTTAGTCAAGATTTGTCGGTCTTCACAGGAAATGAAATGTTTTTACATATAGCTAAACATGCAAGACGGACAGTTAATCCCCCGAAGGATACATGGTTAGCTATTTGTCATGATAAGCGAGGCTATAAAAAGCACCCTCACTTTCAAGTAGGAGTATTTGACGATCATGTTTTTGTTTGGCTTGCTTTTATATATGAAATGCCAAATAAACAAGCGATTGCTTCAAAGTTCCTAAATAATGTTCAGTTTGTACAAGAAACAATTCCAAGTTCATATGTCATTTCATTAGATCATACTAAAAAAGAATCACTTTCCGTAAGTGATTTAACAAAAGAGAAATTTAAAGATAAACTGGAACGTTTCCAAACAGTAAAGAGCGCAGAATTTTTAGTGGGACAACATGTACAAGCTGGTGATCCCTTACTAAAAGATGGAGAAAAATTTATTGAATTCGTTAAAGAAACTTTTCACACACTTTTACCTTTATACAAGCTGTCATTGACAGAATAA
- a CDS encoding UPF0223 family protein, which translates to MSYEYPISTDWTTDEIVNVIQFFSSIEKVYETGIDREQLFKAYKKFKEVVPSKSEEKKICGEFEKESGYSSYRAIKKMMDEPSKKIIKM; encoded by the coding sequence ATGAGTTATGAATATCCGATATCCACAGACTGGACAACAGATGAGATTGTAAATGTCATTCAATTTTTTAGCTCTATAGAAAAGGTATATGAAACGGGAATTGATCGTGAGCAACTCTTTAAAGCATACAAAAAGTTCAAGGAGGTTGTTCCGAGTAAATCCGAAGAGAAGAAAATTTGTGGTGAATTTGAGAAAGAAAGCGGCTACTCAAGTTATCGTGCCATAAAAAAAATGATGGATGAGCCATCTAAGAAGATCATAAAAATGTAA
- a CDS encoding nitronate monooxygenase: MNWETRITQLLNIKYPIIQGGLAYLAYSDLAASVSNAGGLGQITAMSLETPKQLREEIRKVRVKTNKPFGVNYAIGQHGRPFEEMLQVSIDEDVPVITMTGGNPAPIFEQLKGTSIKKLVLVAARRQAEKAEELGADAVMVVGQEGGGHLGKHDIGTMVIVPQVVDAVSIPVVASGGIGDGRGLMAAMSLGAEGIEMGTRFIATKECIHASALYKNRLVEGSENDTIVIKRSLGSPARAISNEWTSKIIELEEEEATYESLKNYISGHANKRYIYDGKEAEGFAWAGQIMGRIKDVPTVDELFTRIIGEAERIRTKWSE, translated from the coding sequence ATGAATTGGGAAACAAGGATTACACAACTATTAAACATTAAATATCCCATTATTCAAGGTGGGTTAGCGTATTTAGCATATTCTGATTTGGCGGCATCAGTCTCAAATGCAGGTGGATTAGGCCAAATAACTGCGATGTCACTAGAGACACCCAAACAATTGCGTGAGGAGATAAGAAAAGTAAGAGTAAAGACAAATAAACCGTTTGGAGTGAACTATGCGATTGGACAACATGGTCGTCCGTTTGAAGAGATGCTCCAGGTTTCGATTGATGAGGATGTTCCGGTAATTACGATGACAGGTGGAAATCCTGCACCCATATTTGAACAGTTAAAGGGGACTTCTATTAAGAAGCTTGTACTCGTTGCTGCTCGAAGACAAGCAGAAAAAGCTGAGGAATTAGGAGCAGATGCTGTGATGGTAGTTGGTCAAGAAGGTGGAGGTCACCTCGGCAAACATGATATTGGCACCATGGTGATTGTCCCACAGGTTGTAGATGCTGTATCAATCCCAGTTGTCGCTTCAGGTGGAATCGGTGATGGAAGAGGTCTAATGGCTGCAATGAGCTTGGGTGCAGAAGGCATTGAAATGGGAACTCGCTTTATTGCAACAAAAGAATGCATTCATGCAAGTGCTCTTTATAAGAATCGATTAGTAGAAGGATCAGAAAATGATACAATAGTGATTAAGAGAAGTCTAGGATCACCGGCACGTGCAATTTCAAATGAATGGACTTCAAAGATTATTGAACTTGAAGAAGAGGAAGCTACATATGAGTCACTGAAGAATTACATTAGTGGGCATGCTAATAAAAGGTATATTTATGATGGTAAAGAAGCAGAAGGATTTGCATGGGCCGGACAAATCATGGGCCGGATTAAGGATGTTCCAACTGTCGATGAGTTATTTACCCGCATCATAGGTGAAGCAGAACGAATACGAACTAAATGGAGTGAGTAG
- a CDS encoding aminotransferase class I/II-fold pyridoxal phosphate-dependent enzyme gives MNQKETPLFTGLLEHVKKNPIQFHIPGHKKGSGIDPEFRDFIGNNALSIDLINIGPLDDLHHPKGIIKQAQQLAAEAFGADHTFFSVQGTSGAIMTMVMSVCSPGDKIIVPRNVHKSVMSAIIFSGATPIFIHPVVDKKLGISHGITPDSVEKALSQHPDAKGVLVINPTYFGVSADLKRIVEIAHEYEVPVLVDEAHGVHIHFHDELPLSAMQAGADMAATSVHKLGGSMTQSSILNIREGLISPKRVHSIISMLTTTSTSYLLLASLDTARRRLATEGREIIGRAIDLAEHTRNQINEIPHLYCFGREILDSNSTYDYDPTKLTICVKDLNITGFDVELWLREQYNIEVEMSDLYNILCIITPGDTEAETSLLVKALQELSVKYDHQSTKAEMDVQIPDIPLLAISPRDAFYADTEVVPFEESAGRVIAEFIMVYPPGIPIFIPGEIITEDNLNYIRKNQEVGLPVQGPEDFDLKHLRVIKEHRAIR, from the coding sequence TTGAACCAAAAAGAAACACCGTTATTCACGGGGTTATTAGAACATGTGAAAAAAAATCCTATCCAGTTTCATATTCCTGGACATAAAAAAGGCAGTGGCATTGATCCTGAATTTCGTGATTTTATCGGAAACAATGCACTTTCTATAGATCTCATAAATATTGGACCATTAGATGACTTGCATCATCCAAAGGGTATTATTAAACAGGCACAGCAGCTCGCAGCTGAAGCATTCGGTGCAGATCATACGTTCTTTTCTGTACAAGGGACAAGTGGAGCAATCATGACAATGGTCATGTCTGTATGTAGTCCTGGTGATAAAATTATTGTACCAAGAAATGTACATAAGTCAGTTATGTCTGCCATTATCTTTTCTGGCGCAACACCTATCTTTATCCATCCTGTTGTAGATAAAAAGCTCGGCATCTCTCATGGAATTACTCCTGATTCAGTTGAAAAGGCACTATCGCAACATCCTGATGCAAAAGGCGTACTAGTGATAAACCCGACCTATTTTGGAGTATCTGCTGATTTAAAGCGAATTGTTGAGATTGCCCATGAATACGAAGTACCCGTATTAGTTGATGAAGCACATGGTGTACATATTCATTTCCATGATGAACTTCCGTTATCTGCTATGCAGGCAGGTGCAGATATGGCAGCAACAAGCGTGCATAAATTAGGTGGTTCCATGACACAAAGTTCCATACTTAATATACGTGAAGGTCTTATATCCCCGAAGCGGGTTCATTCTATAATTAGTATGTTAACGACGACTTCTACTTCTTATCTATTACTGGCATCATTAGATACAGCAAGAAGAAGATTAGCAACTGAAGGTAGAGAGATTATTGGCAGGGCTATTGACCTGGCAGAGCATACGAGAAATCAAATAAATGAAATTCCTCACCTGTATTGCTTTGGAAGAGAAATATTAGATTCTAACTCAACCTACGATTATGATCCTACGAAGCTGACGATATGTGTAAAAGATTTAAATATTACCGGCTTTGATGTTGAATTGTGGCTCCGTGAACAATATAACATTGAAGTAGAAATGTCAGACTTATACAATATCCTATGTATTATTACACCTGGAGATACTGAGGCAGAAACCTCTTTATTAGTAAAGGCTCTTCAAGAGCTATCAGTAAAATATGATCATCAGTCTACAAAGGCTGAAATGGATGTACAAATTCCTGATATTCCTTTATTGGCCATTTCACCACGTGATGCGTTCTATGCTGACACAGAAGTTGTTCCTTTCGAAGAATCTGCTGGTAGAGTCATCGCAGAGTTTATTATGGTGTATCCTCCTGGTATACCAATATTTATTCCAGGGGAGATTATTACAGAAGATAATTTAAATTATATTCGTAAAAACCAAGAAGTCGGTTTACCAGTTCAAGGTCCTGAGGATTTTGATTTGAAACATTTACGTGTAATTAAAGAACATCGGGCAATTAGATAA
- a CDS encoding GapA-binding peptide SR1P, whose translation MGIIVCQSCERTIEHFEEEKVTTLYAKCHNCTCNSNKEEK comes from the coding sequence ATGGGTATCATCGTTTGTCAGTCATGTGAGAGAACAATTGAGCATTTTGAAGAGGAAAAAGTAACAACTCTATACGCAAAGTGTCACAACTGTACATGTAACTCAAATAAAGAAGAGAAATAG
- a CDS encoding DUF3055 domain-containing protein, translating to MNYFERLYDESEKSKVRFVGFTTDDFRYDFGLVYTNMFFGKPLVICMQTGRSTLLDPQDIQDLDHLQKVFCIRTRKEAEDISEFFKETLPSIPLETQYE from the coding sequence ATGAACTATTTTGAAAGATTGTACGATGAGAGTGAAAAGTCTAAGGTAAGATTTGTTGGTTTCACAACCGATGACTTTCGTTATGATTTCGGCCTCGTATACACCAATATGTTTTTTGGTAAACCCCTTGTTATCTGTATGCAGACAGGTAGGTCAACTCTTCTCGATCCTCAGGATATTCAAGATTTAGATCATTTGCAAAAAGTATTCTGTATCCGTACTAGAAAAGAAGCAGAAGATATATCAGAATTTTTTAAGGAAACACTGCCTTCCATTCCGTTAGAAACACAATATGAATAA
- a CDS encoding DUF1885 family protein, producing MLSNSAYIKLVPASTQQSISLDEVKGHFHHYKEMTAKTGSQVSWSYSEAAFPYELKEQPEGKDHWFYLKSDEKGYNMLVVGVGSEQVEDENGESVERQFIQIVLPEGATHGDKGKGNEFSKYLSKKLEAELHLFNGRIMYYYKRK from the coding sequence ATATTGAGTAACAGTGCATACATAAAGCTCGTCCCTGCTTCAACGCAACAATCAATAAGTCTTGATGAGGTTAAGGGCCACTTTCATCACTATAAAGAAATGACAGCCAAGACAGGTTCTCAAGTTAGCTGGTCATACAGCGAAGCAGCTTTTCCTTATGAATTAAAAGAGCAACCAGAAGGAAAAGATCATTGGTTCTATTTAAAGTCAGACGAAAAAGGCTACAATATGCTTGTTGTCGGAGTCGGTTCTGAACAAGTTGAAGATGAGAATGGTGAGTCAGTAGAACGTCAATTCATTCAAATTGTACTACCAGAAGGTGCTACACACGGAGACAAAGGGAAAGGAAATGAATTCTCCAAGTATCTAAGTAAAAAGCTTGAAGCGGAATTACACCTATTTAACGGAAGAATTATGTATTACTATAAAAGAAAATAA
- a CDS encoding M23 family metallopeptidase, which translates to MKNWLLFITIGFLLVSCSNEKHSLQKQNKESYGLKLSTNVQENQYITANVRYVSMYGTKYVAVREISSELESTYEYDEVNRTLQVNIGQETYTFIYGVPVVNNGIEYFPTSRKTFELIENEPYLAVEFFKQPLQANIQNKKQSLTIYLPKEKTDVPASTKPLVPNDVEGILMLLSILDNPIKGANVSTVKSHLPGAKRTYRHGTHEGMDFYQYSSSVTINRQTPVYGMAEGKVVRADHDYTPYPNEETRNKDLQLAGTLPATPEYMLDKLRGKQVWITYPNGVVARYAHLDSIPKSIRVGDAVTPDTVVGYVGNSGTSGEVKQDNSELHLHLDLLIYNELFWKGLGNEEVREVLSHLFK; encoded by the coding sequence ATGAAGAATTGGTTACTATTTATTACGATTGGGTTTTTGTTAGTTAGTTGCTCAAACGAGAAGCATAGTCTTCAAAAGCAAAATAAAGAAAGTTATGGATTAAAATTATCAACAAATGTACAAGAAAATCAATATATCACTGCAAATGTCCGTTATGTCTCGATGTACGGTACGAAGTATGTAGCAGTTCGAGAAATTAGTAGTGAGCTCGAATCCACTTACGAATACGATGAAGTGAATCGAACATTGCAAGTAAATATTGGACAAGAAACATATACATTTATATATGGTGTCCCTGTAGTTAATAATGGAATTGAGTACTTCCCAACATCAAGAAAAACATTTGAATTGATAGAAAATGAGCCATATTTAGCCGTAGAATTTTTTAAACAACCACTCCAAGCGAATATTCAGAATAAGAAACAATCGTTGACTATATACTTACCAAAGGAAAAGACTGATGTACCGGCTAGCACAAAGCCACTTGTACCGAATGATGTTGAAGGGATTTTAATGTTGTTATCAATATTGGATAATCCGATTAAGGGAGCAAATGTTAGCACTGTAAAATCACATTTACCAGGGGCGAAACGAACCTATCGTCATGGTACTCATGAGGGCATGGATTTCTATCAATATTCCTCTAGTGTTACAATAAATCGACAGACACCCGTCTATGGAATGGCAGAAGGGAAAGTGGTTCGTGCTGATCATGACTATACTCCTTATCCGAATGAAGAGACAAGAAACAAAGATTTACAACTAGCTGGAACATTACCGGCAACTCCAGAATATATGTTAGATAAACTAAGAGGGAAACAAGTCTGGATTACATATCCAAACGGTGTAGTAGCAAGATATGCTCATCTAGATTCAATACCGAAATCTATCCGTGTTGGGGATGCAGTAACGCCAGACACTGTGGTTGGGTATGTGGGGAATAGTGGAACTAGTGGAGAAGTGAAACAAGATAACTCTGAGCTACATTTACATTTAGATCTTTTAATTTATAATGAGCTATTTTGGAAAGGGTTAGGTAATGAGGAAGTAAGAGAGGTATTAAGCCATCTTTTTAAATAA
- the lpdA gene encoding dihydrolipoyl dehydrogenase, protein MVVGDFPIELDTLVIGAGPGGYVAAIRAAQLGQKVSIVDKGVLGGVCLNVGCIPSKALIAAAHRYETAKHSEEMGIKADNVTVDFSKVQEWKAGIVKKLTGGVEGLLKGNKVEILSGEAYFVDSNTVRIMNENSAQTYKFNNCIVATGSRPIEIPTFKYSKRVIDSTGALSLPEIPKKLVVIGGGYIGTELGTAYANFGTEVVIVEGADELLNGFEKQMTSVVKRRLKKKNVEIFTKAMAKGVEETENGVKVTFEVNGEAKTVEADYCLVTVGRKPNTDELGLEQLGVEKTDRGIIKIDEQCRTSVSNIYAIGDIVDGPPLAHKASYEGKIAAEAISGHPSVIDYHAIPAVVFTDPEMATVGYQEHEAKAEGIEVASAKFPFGANGRALALDSADGFLKIVTRKEDGLVIGAQIVGTNASDMIAELGLAIEAGMTAEDIAMTIHAHPTLGEISMEAAEVAIGSPIHIIK, encoded by the coding sequence ATGGTAGTAGGAGATTTTCCGATTGAACTTGATACACTTGTCATTGGAGCAGGACCAGGTGGTTACGTTGCCGCAATCCGTGCAGCACAGCTTGGCCAAAAGGTATCTATAGTAGATAAGGGTGTTCTTGGTGGAGTTTGTTTAAATGTTGGATGTATCCCTTCAAAAGCTCTAATTGCAGCAGCACACCGTTATGAAACAGCGAAGCATTCTGAAGAAATGGGAATTAAGGCTGACAATGTGACAGTTGACTTTTCTAAAGTTCAAGAATGGAAAGCTGGTATAGTTAAGAAGCTTACAGGTGGAGTAGAAGGACTATTAAAAGGTAATAAAGTTGAGATTCTTAGTGGGGAAGCTTATTTTGTAGATAGTAATACAGTACGTATTATGAATGAAAATTCTGCTCAAACATATAAGTTTAACAACTGTATTGTCGCAACAGGTTCACGTCCTATCGAAATTCCAACTTTCAAATATTCAAAACGTGTGATCGATTCAACAGGTGCTTTAAGTTTACCTGAAATTCCAAAGAAGCTGGTTGTAATTGGTGGAGGTTATATCGGTACTGAGCTAGGTACAGCGTATGCAAATTTCGGAACTGAGGTAGTTATCGTTGAAGGTGCTGATGAGTTACTTAACGGCTTTGAAAAACAAATGACATCTGTAGTTAAACGCCGTCTAAAGAAAAAGAATGTTGAAATCTTCACTAAAGCAATGGCCAAAGGTGTAGAAGAAACAGAAAACGGTGTAAAAGTAACGTTCGAAGTAAATGGTGAAGCGAAGACAGTAGAAGCTGATTATTGTTTAGTTACTGTTGGACGAAAGCCGAATACAGATGAACTAGGATTAGAGCAGCTAGGTGTTGAAAAGACGGACAGAGGTATCATTAAAATAGATGAACAATGTCGCACAAGTGTAAGTAATATCTATGCAATTGGTGATATTGTTGATGGACCTCCGTTAGCTCACAAAGCATCATATGAAGGGAAAATAGCTGCTGAAGCAATTAGCGGACATCCTTCTGTCATTGATTATCACGCAATTCCTGCGGTTGTATTTACAGATCCAGAAATGGCAACAGTTGGTTATCAAGAACATGAAGCAAAAGCAGAAGGAATTGAAGTTGCATCTGCTAAGTTCCCGTTCGGAGCAAATGGCCGTGCATTAGCACTTGATAGCGCTGATGGTTTCCTTAAAATCGTAACTCGAAAAGAAGATGGCCTTGTGATTGGTGCGCAAATTGTTGGAACAAATGCTTCCGATATGATTGCAGAATTAGGATTAGCAATTGAAGCTGGCATGACAGCGGAAGATATTGCGATGACGATCCATGCTCATCCAACATTAGGTGAAATTTCTATGGAAGCTGCAGAAGTAGCGATTGGTAGTCCAATTCATATTATAAAATAA